GAAATAAAATCCTCGGTAGATTGTGTTTTTTCTGCTCTAATAAACATCTCGCAGATATCTTTTTTCGCTTTTAAGCGTTTTGAAGTATTTTTCTGTCTCTGGCTCATCGAGGTTTCCATGGGTGCTTACAATGTGCTTAAGCGTTTTTTCCACATCTTTCGCCATTCGATGAGCATCCCCACAGACAAAAAGAGAGGCGCCATTTTGCAACCATTCAAAAACTTCCTCCCCTTTCTCGTGAAGAAGATGTTGAACATAAATTTTTTGTTCTTGGTCGCGAGAAAAAGCTGCATCAAGGCGTAAATGACCTTGGGCTTCTAACTCTTTCCAATACCCTTCATAAAAGAAGTTATGCGCTCTATGCCATTCACCAAAGAAAAGCCAGTTTTTCCCGGGAGCTTTTAGCGCTGTCCTCTCCTGCATAAAGGCTCGGAAAGGGGCAATTCCGGTTCCGGGCCCAATCATAATCATAGGGGCATGTATGTTTTCAGGAAGAGTAAATCCATGATGAGCTTGAATGTAAAGAGGAATGACAGGCTCATTTAAAGGGGCCAGATGGCATAAATAGTGAGTGCAAACCCCTCGCTTGACTTCTGTCTCTGCCAGAGCATGGGGCAAGGCAACCGTCAAATGCATCTCATTGCCAACTGCTTTCATAGAAGAGGCAATCGAATAAAAACGGGGAAGAAGGGGCATTAAGCTGTCACAAAGTTCTTGTAAATTCCATTTGACTTCAGAGTGTTCGGCTAAAAATTCCCACAGTCCATGTTTTTCTAGATAGGCTTTCAAAAGAGGTTGATTTTCACTTTGCAAAAGGTAGCTAAGCTGTGCTTTTTTATCAGCTTGTAATTGTCTGGCAGCGGTTTCTGTATACAATTTACGGCTTACCGTGGTAATAGCGACTTTGGTTGTGAGAAATGCATGGAGAGGTAGCGTTTCTTGGGAGCGTTTGTCAACGATGACTTCATTCCCTGAAGCATTCAAAATTTTCAAAGTTCGATCGACGAGCTCAGGATCATGCTGGGGGAAAATGGCCACGCTATCTCCCACGGCATAAGAAATTCCTGAGTCTTTTAGGTCTAAAACCAAATGATAAGTATTTTTTTTTGAGCCTGGATTACAAAGTGAATAGCGCTCTTTGATTGAGGCTAAAAAAGGGTTTTTTCGATCATAAATTTTGGACGGAGCGGACATATTATAAAAGGCCTAAATTAGATTATTAACCGCTTCTATTTTCTCTTAAAAAGTGTCTTTTGTCTATGAAAAAGTAAAAAGATTAAATTTTTTAAAACCAACTATCTACTATTTATTTAAATGGCAGTTTG
The Parachlamydia sp. AcF125 genome window above contains:
- a CDS encoding sulfite reductase, which translates into the protein MSAPSKIYDRKNPFLASIKERYSLCNPGSKKNTYHLVLDLKDSGISYAVGDSVAIFPQHDPELVDRTLKILNASGNEVIVDKRSQETLPLHAFLTTKVAITTVSRKLYTETAARQLQADKKAQLSYLLQSENQPLLKAYLEKHGLWEFLAEHSEVKWNLQELCDSLMPLLPRFYSIASSMKAVGNEMHLTVALPHALAETEVKRGVCTHYLCHLAPLNEPVIPLYIQAHHGFTLPENIHAPMIMIGPGTGIAPFRAFMQERTALKAPGKNWLFFGEWHRAHNFFYEGYWKELEAQGHLRLDAAFSRDQEQKIYVQHLLHEKGEEVFEWLQNGASLFVCGDAHRMAKDVEKTLKHIVSTHGNLDEPETEKYFKTLKSEKRYLRDVY